A genomic region of Fibrobacter succinogenes contains the following coding sequences:
- a CDS encoding YchJ family protein, protein MANDLCPCGSGKAYSECCEPIIKKTALAQSPEALMRSRYTAYAKHEIAWLKDSLEATQRDDFDEPSVEAWSRQSEWLGIEIKQTKTEEEKNIGWVEFIARFKQGNITRNHHELGEFHKVGGAWFFYDGRAVKQETVRHEGPVVGRNDPCPCGSGKKYKKCCGANK, encoded by the coding sequence ATGGCAAACGATTTATGTCCCTGCGGTTCTGGCAAAGCATACAGCGAATGCTGCGAACCAATCATTAAGAAAACTGCACTCGCCCAGTCCCCCGAAGCTTTGATGCGTTCACGCTACACGGCTTACGCCAAGCACGAAATCGCATGGCTCAAGGATTCCCTCGAAGCCACCCAGCGTGACGACTTTGACGAACCGAGCGTAGAAGCCTGGAGCCGTCAGTCCGAATGGCTCGGCATCGAAATCAAGCAGACCAAGACCGAAGAAGAAAAGAATATCGGCTGGGTCGAATTCATTGCACGTTTCAAGCAGGGCAACATCACCCGTAACCACCACGAACTTGGTGAATTTCACAAGGTCGGCGGTGCATGGTTCTTCTACGATGGCCGTGCCGTGAAGCAGGAAACCGTTCGCCACGAAGGTCCGGTTGTCGGCCGTAACGACCCGTGCCCGTGCGGTTCTGGCAAGAAGTACAAGAAGTGCTGCGGCGCGAATAAGTAA
- the argC gene encoding N-acetyl-gamma-glutamyl-phosphate reductase: MFKIFVDGEAGTTGLQIFERLAKRNDLEILKINPELRKDVNERQKMINESDVTFLCLPDAASMESAALCTNPNTRIIDASTAHRVNPAWTYGMPELCLAQREAISKSKRIANPGCHASGFILGVYPLVAAGILPKSANLAAYSITGYSGGGKKLIAEYEAEENLSHKAGESKAIMAPAPYALALAHKHLPEMKKVCGLDFAPFFNPVLGPYYKGMAVTVAIFPNMLTKKVGPQDLTEILAKHYEGSKFVKVLPYEAAPVLFNGRLDPTVCNDTNNARIQIFGNENIMQVTTIIDNLGKGASGAAIQNMNIALGLDETTSLV, encoded by the coding sequence ATGTTCAAAATTTTTGTAGATGGTGAAGCAGGGACCACTGGCCTGCAAATATTCGAGAGACTTGCCAAGCGCAACGACCTGGAAATTCTCAAGATCAATCCAGAACTCCGCAAGGACGTGAACGAACGCCAGAAGATGATCAATGAATCCGACGTGACGTTCCTTTGCCTCCCGGACGCAGCATCCATGGAAAGCGCCGCCCTCTGCACGAATCCGAACACGCGCATCATCGACGCTTCCACAGCCCACCGCGTAAACCCGGCTTGGACATACGGCATGCCGGAACTCTGCCTCGCCCAACGCGAAGCGATTTCCAAGAGCAAGCGCATTGCAAACCCCGGTTGCCACGCCTCCGGCTTTATCCTTGGTGTGTATCCGCTCGTTGCAGCAGGAATCCTCCCAAAGAGTGCTAACCTCGCCGCTTACAGCATCACCGGTTACTCCGGCGGCGGCAAGAAGCTCATTGCCGAATACGAAGCTGAAGAAAACTTGAGCCACAAGGCCGGTGAATCCAAGGCAATCATGGCTCCCGCCCCGTACGCGCTCGCGCTCGCCCACAAGCACCTCCCCGAAATGAAGAAGGTCTGCGGACTTGATTTCGCTCCGTTCTTCAACCCGGTGCTTGGCCCATACTACAAGGGTATGGCCGTGACGGTAGCCATCTTCCCGAACATGCTCACGAAGAAGGTCGGTCCGCAGGACTTGACCGAGATTCTCGCCAAGCATTACGAAGGTTCGAAGTTCGTGAAGGTTTTGCCGTACGAAGCCGCTCCGGTGCTGTTCAATGGACGCCTGGACCCGACGGTCTGCAACGACACGAACAACGCCCGCATCCAGATTTTTGGCAACGAAAACATCATGCAGGTCACGACGATTATCGACAACCTAGGCAAGGGCGCAAGCGGCGCCGCCATTCAGAACATGAACATCGCTCTCGGCCTCGACGAAACCACGAGCCTTGTTTAG
- the obgE gene encoding GTPase ObgE codes for MFLDEKSIEVRSGRGGDGICSFHREKFVPLGGPDGGDGGRGGHVILQVNEQYTTLLDMGHTRIYKAKNGQPGGAKRCSGASADDLIISVPRGTIVKDEQGHILTDLTEPGQKWIAARGGKGGMGNQHFATPKVQAPRKCTPGEKGEVRELFLELKLMADVGLVGFPNAGKSSLVNKISSGRPKVGDYPFTTLEPVLGIVQVNGHSFVVADIPGLLEGASEGKGLGHQFLKHIERTHTLLFVIDGFAENAYEQFKVLKEELKAFHPKLAEKNFVVALNKSDLGIENAIKEFKKHRQKVVITSAVTGEGCAELQQALDEAVPHMHKKSIGWSKKG; via the coding sequence ATGTTCTTAGACGAAAAATCCATTGAAGTACGCTCTGGCAGAGGCGGCGACGGCATCTGCAGTTTCCATCGTGAAAAGTTCGTGCCCCTCGGCGGCCCCGATGGCGGTGACGGCGGTCGCGGCGGCCATGTCATTTTGCAGGTGAACGAACAGTACACCACACTCCTCGACATGGGCCATACCCGAATTTACAAGGCAAAGAACGGCCAGCCCGGCGGCGCCAAGCGCTGCTCCGGCGCATCTGCCGATGACTTGATCATCAGTGTTCCTCGCGGAACGATCGTCAAGGACGAACAAGGCCATATCCTCACCGACTTGACCGAACCGGGCCAGAAGTGGATTGCCGCACGTGGCGGCAAGGGCGGCATGGGCAACCAGCATTTCGCAACGCCGAAGGTGCAGGCCCCGCGCAAATGCACACCGGGCGAAAAGGGCGAAGTCCGCGAACTCTTCCTCGAACTCAAGCTCATGGCAGACGTTGGCCTTGTCGGATTCCCGAACGCGGGCAAGTCCAGCCTCGTGAACAAGATTTCTAGCGGCCGTCCAAAGGTTGGCGACTATCCGTTTACCACACTTGAACCGGTGCTCGGCATCGTGCAGGTGAACGGCCACAGCTTTGTGGTCGCAGACATCCCAGGTCTCTTGGAAGGCGCCAGCGAAGGCAAAGGCCTTGGCCACCAGTTCCTTAAGCACATCGAACGTACTCACACGTTGCTCTTTGTGATTGACGGTTTTGCCGAAAACGCCTACGAGCAGTTCAAGGTGCTCAAGGAAGAGCTCAAGGCATTCCACCCGAAGCTTGCCGAAAAGAACTTTGTCGTAGCGCTCAACAAGAGCGACCTCGGCATCGAAAACGCCATCAAGGAATTCAAAAAGCACCGCCAGAAAGTGGTCATCACTTCGGCAGTCACAGGCGAAGGTTGCGCGGAACTCCAGCAGGCTTTGGACGAAGCTGTGCCACATATGCACAAAAAAAGCATCGGTTGGAGCAAAAAAGGCTAA
- a CDS encoding HU family DNA-binding protein encodes MKATQSNITKKELVDEIASQTGFTQVKTKVIVEELINAISNSVIEGSNIELRGFGRFKNKQRKERRTRNPKTGELVNIPAQTRPVFEPSKDLIEKINKLPFDLEEEAFVPKDGKERI; translated from the coding sequence ATGAAGGCGACTCAGTCCAACATAACCAAGAAGGAACTCGTTGATGAAATCGCTTCCCAGACTGGATTTACGCAAGTAAAGACCAAAGTCATCGTGGAAGAACTCATCAACGCGATTTCTAATTCTGTTATCGAAGGCAGCAACATCGAGCTGCGTGGATTCGGTCGCTTCAAAAATAAACAGCGCAAGGAACGCCGCACCCGGAACCCTAAGACTGGCGAGTTGGTCAATATCCCCGCCCAGACACGTCCGGTTTTCGAACCCAGCAAGGATTTAATCGAAAAAATCAATAAGCTTCCTTTCGACTTAGAAGAAGAGGCTTTTGTTCCTAAAGATGGCAAAGAAAGAATCTAG
- the smpB gene encoding SsrA-binding protein SmpB translates to MAKKESSTPVIQNRKANHLYFVDETFEVGIMLIGSEVKSIRDGKCTLGEAWIDIDENKDELWLVGAHIDEYLFANRFNHFPARRRKLLAHKHEIQKMRKAKELKGCTIIPLKLYFKNRIAKLEVGICRGKDQHDKRQDILVRDAKMEMARAAKAYR, encoded by the coding sequence ATGGCAAAGAAAGAATCTAGTACGCCTGTTATCCAGAACAGAAAGGCAAACCACCTTTACTTTGTGGATGAAACATTTGAAGTAGGAATCATGCTCATCGGGTCGGAAGTCAAATCTATCCGCGATGGCAAATGCACATTGGGCGAAGCATGGATTGATATCGACGAGAACAAAGATGAACTTTGGCTTGTCGGTGCCCACATTGACGAATATCTTTTCGCAAACCGATTCAACCATTTTCCGGCTCGCCGCCGCAAGCTCCTCGCCCACAAGCATGAAATTCAAAAAATGCGCAAGGCGAAGGAATTGAAGGGTTGCACGATCATCCCGTTGAAACTGTACTTTAAGAACCGTATCGCAAAACTCGAAGTAGGAATATGCCGAGGCAAGGATCAACACGACAAGCGACAAGACATCTTAGTCCGCGACGCCAAGATGGAAATGGCTCGCGCCGCCAAGGCCTATCGCTAA
- a CDS encoding N-acetylmuramoyl-L-alanine amidase, with translation MESIAREVKGSFRWYPVQKTFSIVSPRDTLKFAVGIPYMNRNGRTIELSQAPKLDNGHIWIAENDAKKISFRTALIDTKAAKPIPESKNFVEKPVAKTEAPKVAEPKPTAPVVVKPKPPKAEIAGTREVRTIVIDPGHGGKDPGASGKRAQEKDIVLAVAKLLRKNLANEGFNVKLTRSKDVFIELSQRAILANQWDGDLFISLHCNAIDATEERKKQIQGFQFYVLRAPESEEDKAIARRENAVATLYGEKNAKDELSPLEWFKLEARLEQYKQTSYLFTEKLLDSFEGGKIRKMNTGVGGAGFMVLVGAMMPAVLIELGFISNEEDEAYMMTKVGQQDLADRIAEAVSNYKDAVHTYRETLGR, from the coding sequence GTGGAGTCGATTGCTCGCGAAGTCAAAGGATCATTTCGCTGGTATCCGGTGCAAAAAACTTTTTCGATTGTTTCCCCCAGGGATACACTCAAGTTTGCCGTTGGCATTCCGTACATGAACCGCAATGGCCGTACGATTGAACTTTCGCAGGCTCCAAAACTTGATAACGGGCATATCTGGATAGCCGAAAACGATGCAAAGAAAATTTCTTTCAGGACTGCTTTGATTGATACAAAAGCAGCCAAGCCCATTCCGGAATCAAAGAACTTTGTAGAAAAGCCGGTTGCAAAAACAGAAGCGCCCAAGGTTGCAGAACCAAAACCGACAGCGCCGGTTGTCGTAAAACCGAAGCCGCCCAAAGCAGAAATTGCAGGCACCCGCGAAGTCCGCACCATCGTGATTGACCCCGGTCATGGAGGCAAGGACCCAGGCGCATCGGGCAAACGAGCACAAGAAAAAGATATCGTACTTGCAGTTGCAAAACTCTTGCGCAAGAACCTCGCCAATGAAGGCTTCAACGTCAAGCTCACCCGCAGCAAGGACGTTTTCATCGAGCTGAGCCAACGCGCCATACTTGCAAACCAATGGGATGGAGACCTGTTCATCAGCTTGCACTGCAACGCGATTGACGCGACCGAAGAACGCAAGAAGCAGATCCAGGGATTCCAGTTCTACGTATTGCGCGCCCCGGAAAGCGAAGAAGACAAAGCTATAGCCCGTCGTGAAAACGCGGTCGCTACACTCTATGGCGAAAAGAATGCCAAGGACGAACTTTCACCGCTGGAATGGTTCAAGCTCGAAGCTAGGCTCGAACAGTACAAACAAACTAGCTACTTATTTACTGAAAAATTGCTCGACAGTTTTGAAGGCGGAAAAATCAGGAAAATGAACACAGGCGTTGGCGGTGCTGGATTTATGGTTCTCGTAGGCGCCATGATGCCCGCTGTGCTCATTGAACTTGGCTTTATCAGCAACGAAGAAGATGAAGCCTACATGATGACGAAGGTTGGCCAGCAGGACCTTGCCGACCGCATTGCAGAAGCGGTCAGCAATTACAAGGACGCCGTCCACACCTATAGAGAAACGCTGGGAAGATAG
- a CDS encoding YebC/PmpR family DNA-binding transcriptional regulator, whose product MSGHSKWATTKRKKAKTDVARAKAWNKLIKEISIAAKLGGGNPDANPRLRAAILKSKSQSLPTKNIESAIAKGTGANSGTEMTEPLYEGRGPAGIAIMVQCMTDNKVRTVAEIRNIFNKNNGSMGESGSVSWAFTYKGVIVVDAEKYPEDQVMDLVLEAGAEDMSTEDGVHEISTSPEAFDAVSKALEAANIEMMSAELSYVPNDPVKLGHDDAVKLLKLIDKFEDHDDVQEVYHNAEIDEADMDAE is encoded by the coding sequence ATGTCCGGTCACTCCAAATGGGCCACCACCAAACGTAAGAAAGCCAAAACTGACGTCGCTCGCGCCAAGGCTTGGAACAAACTCATTAAGGAAATCTCCATTGCTGCTAAGCTCGGCGGCGGCAACCCCGACGCTAACCCGCGTCTCCGTGCTGCTATCCTCAAGTCTAAGAGCCAGAGCTTGCCGACCAAGAACATCGAAAGTGCTATTGCCAAGGGTACGGGTGCTAACTCCGGTACCGAAATGACGGAACCGTTGTACGAAGGACGCGGCCCGGCAGGCATTGCCATCATGGTGCAGTGCATGACCGACAACAAGGTCCGTACGGTTGCCGAAATCCGTAACATCTTCAACAAGAACAACGGCTCCATGGGCGAATCCGGATCCGTGTCCTGGGCTTTCACCTATAAGGGCGTGATTGTCGTTGACGCTGAAAAGTATCCGGAAGATCAGGTGATGGACCTCGTTCTCGAAGCAGGTGCAGAAGACATGAGCACGGAAGACGGCGTTCATGAAATCTCCACTTCTCCGGAAGCTTTCGACGCCGTTTCCAAGGCACTCGAAGCTGCCAACATCGAAATGATGAGTGCAGAACTCAGCTACGTTCCGAATGACCCGGTCAAGCTCGGCCACGACGACGCTGTGAAGCTCCTCAAGCTCATCGACAAGTTCGAAGATCACGACGACGTTCAGGAAGTCTACCACAACGCCGAAATCGACGAAGCCGACATGGACGCGGAGTAA
- a CDS encoding phosphomannomutase gives MENITQIWKKIQSPEFNPATDMALVETVKQVALTSQEPAKVSFGTSGWRGEIGSEFTLRNLQVVGAAIVRLYKEATPELFAALGVKDFAELQKRGVVVGHDNRLLGHEFCEAVADQFAKAGVKVYYGGEMPTPEFSAAIEMLGAACSINMTPSHNPSHYNGIKFNPADGGPAGPEITNVITKLSNEMMATWKFEPVSKVDWEIIDSLKIYKEFLVKQGTIKFDRIKEFIKKGRLTLVCDHVHGSTRRRPAALLDNPECLITLRNEDDSLFGGIAPEPSSKNLEKVRKVLDESKSWFRLGAIFDPDGDRIRFYDGTREIDMNQFGAIAFHYMATWRKEQGCVAKSVATSNFVNIIAEKLGVPVMETPVGFKNFRPWLSRNAKQKALVAFEESDGISGLNNTLEKDAQFGLLIALEILATTGKNLGEYLDALYEEYGRFYPTRSGFEVDKSLVGEPLKAKVNAIADIAQPGAKVMVGANEKTVKQLLTLDGVKVIFDDDSWMLVRPSGTEPKVRIYTECRNPDEKDPMFEAAKALFFKN, from the coding sequence ATGGAAAACATTACCCAGATTTGGAAAAAGATTCAGTCCCCCGAATTCAACCCGGCTACTGACATGGCCTTGGTTGAAACTGTGAAGCAGGTCGCTTTGACCTCTCAGGAGCCTGCTAAGGTTAGTTTTGGCACCTCCGGCTGGCGTGGCGAAATCGGTTCTGAATTTACGCTCCGCAACTTGCAGGTGGTGGGTGCTGCTATTGTGCGTTTGTACAAGGAAGCAACTCCGGAACTTTTCGCTGCTCTGGGTGTCAAGGACTTTGCCGAACTCCAAAAACGCGGTGTGGTCGTCGGCCATGACAACCGCTTGCTCGGTCACGAATTCTGCGAAGCTGTCGCTGACCAGTTCGCAAAGGCTGGCGTGAAGGTCTATTATGGTGGCGAAATGCCGACTCCGGAATTCTCCGCTGCTATCGAAATGCTCGGTGCCGCATGCTCCATTAACATGACTCCGAGCCACAACCCGAGCCATTACAACGGCATCAAGTTCAATCCGGCAGACGGCGGTCCTGCAGGTCCGGAAATCACGAATGTCATCACCAAGCTTTCTAACGAAATGATGGCTACCTGGAAGTTCGAACCGGTCTCCAAGGTTGATTGGGAAATTATCGACTCCCTCAAGATTTACAAGGAATTCCTCGTCAAGCAGGGCACGATCAAGTTTGACCGCATCAAGGAATTCATCAAGAAGGGCCGCCTCACGCTCGTGTGCGACCACGTTCATGGTTCTACTCGCCGTCGTCCGGCAGCTCTCCTCGACAATCCGGAATGCCTCATCACGCTTAGGAATGAAGACGATTCTTTGTTCGGTGGTATCGCTCCGGAACCGTCCAGCAAGAACCTCGAAAAGGTCCGCAAGGTTTTGGACGAAAGCAAGTCCTGGTTCCGTCTTGGTGCAATCTTTGACCCGGATGGCGACCGTATTCGTTTCTACGACGGCACTCGCGAAATCGACATGAACCAGTTCGGTGCAATCGCTTTCCACTATATGGCAACCTGGCGCAAGGAACAGGGCTGCGTGGCTAAGTCCGTTGCAACTTCTAACTTTGTGAACATCATTGCCGAAAAGCTCGGCGTGCCTGTCATGGAAACTCCGGTGGGCTTCAAGAACTTCCGTCCGTGGCTCAGCCGCAATGCCAAGCAGAAGGCTCTCGTTGCATTCGAAGAATCTGACGGTATCTCCGGCCTCAACAACACGCTCGAAAAGGATGCACAGTTCGGTCTCCTCATCGCTCTTGAAATTCTTGCAACGACTGGCAAGAACCTCGGCGAATACCTCGACGCTCTCTACGAAGAATATGGCCGCTTCTATCCGACCCGTTCTGGTTTCGAAGTCGACAAGTCTCTCGTCGGTGAACCGCTCAAGGCTAAGGTCAACGCCATTGCCGATATCGCTCAGCCGGGTGCTAAGGTCATGGTCGGTGCAAATGAAAAGACCGTGAAGCAGCTCCTCACTCTCGATGGCGTGAAGGTCATCTTCGACGACGATTCCTGGATGCTCGTACGTCCGTCCGGAACGGAACCGAAGGTTCGCATTTATACCGAATGCCGCAACCCGGATGAAAAGGATCCGATGTTCGAAGCAGCCAAGGCTTTGTTCTTCAAGAACTAG
- a CDS encoding PD-(D/E)XK nuclease family transposase: MANENNTTTKPYIVKNADGVEYLLPYYPATFRALLDDKDTIRDLLNSILELDNDHEIVDLSYAFEKYIDVFMPGDEPMRLDVWVATRDNRFMNIELQNREHPLLTPSASAAALGHKIMPA; encoded by the coding sequence ATGGCAAATGAAAATAATACAACAACAAAACCGTATATCGTCAAAAACGCAGATGGCGTAGAATACTTGCTTCCGTATTATCCGGCGACTTTCCGTGCGTTGCTGGATGACAAGGATACGATTCGTGACCTGCTGAACAGTATTCTTGAACTTGACAATGACCACGAAATTGTCGACCTCAGCTACGCATTCGAAAAATATATCGACGTGTTTATGCCTGGCGATGAGCCCATGCGGCTTGATGTGTGGGTGGCGACGCGTGACAACCGCTTCATGAATATCGAGTTGCAAAACCGCGAACATCCATTGTTGACGCCTTCGGCGTCCGCGGCTGCACTCGGTCATAAAATTATGCCAGCATAA
- the dapA gene encoding 4-hydroxy-tetrahydrodipicolinate synthase, with protein MQITNASQLTGVFPALFTPLKNDDPKNLRNSIDFKKMGQMIDDVIAAGASGVLPAVTTGQSATVSPQQHLDIIKFTLDYVDGRVPVIAGAGSNCTRESIEMIENVLKIAPVAVLCVTGYYNNPPQEGLLKHYQTLSSETGAKIVIYNVPGRTSSYVHPDTLIALAEDKNIIGLKQAVEFGFGEKFHEDTMRVIKETKGKDFAVMSGEDGLFADLLEMGGTGIVSATGNIPEACKTFVDLYKAFQAGDKDKAHNLQKAARDYIDATFCRKNPIPLGTLFNSPLFQPLVSVKDTANGADAVARIMKLIDEKAQSLKKYHV; from the coding sequence ATGCAAATTACAAACGCTTCTCAACTTACTGGTGTTTTCCCCGCGTTGTTCACCCCGCTCAAGAACGACGATCCTAAGAACCTTCGCAACTCCATCGACTTCAAGAAGATGGGGCAGATGATTGACGATGTTATTGCAGCTGGTGCTAGTGGTGTGCTCCCCGCCGTGACGACGGGCCAGAGTGCAACGGTCTCTCCGCAGCAGCACTTGGATATCATTAAGTTCACGCTCGACTATGTTGACGGTCGCGTTCCTGTGATTGCAGGCGCAGGCTCCAACTGCACGCGCGAATCTATCGAGATGATCGAAAACGTTTTGAAGATTGCTCCGGTGGCAGTCCTCTGCGTGACAGGCTATTACAACAATCCGCCGCAAGAAGGCTTGCTCAAGCACTACCAGACGCTCAGTAGCGAAACGGGTGCAAAGATCGTTATTTACAACGTTCCGGGCCGTACCTCCAGCTACGTCCATCCGGACACTTTGATCGCTCTTGCCGAAGACAAGAACATCATCGGTCTCAAGCAGGCGGTTGAATTTGGTTTTGGCGAAAAGTTCCACGAAGACACGATGCGCGTCATCAAGGAAACGAAGGGCAAGGACTTTGCTGTGATGAGCGGTGAAGACGGCCTCTTCGCAGACCTCCTCGAAATGGGCGGCACGGGTATCGTGAGCGCAACGGGCAACATCCCGGAAGCTTGCAAGACTTTCGTTGACCTCTACAAGGCTTTCCAGGCTGGCGATAAGGACAAGGCTCACAACTTGCAGAAGGCTGCACGCGATTACATCGACGCCACGTTCTGCCGCAAGAACCCGATTCCTCTCGGAACGCTCTTCAACAGCCCGTTGTTCCAGCCGCTCGTCAGCGTGAAGGACACGGCAAACGGTGCAGACGCAGTTGCCCGCATCATGAAGCTCATCGACGAGAAGGCCCAGAGCTTGAAGAAGTATCATGTTTAG
- a CDS encoding glycoside hydrolase family 11 protein: MKNISSVAKIGLVLSFGLASGAFAQDFCNASHSGTKKTVSFSVGAGADKGETGPIGDFHYEQWNKSGSATTDFYTDGSFSCSFSNTDDFLCREGLFYGSNSGKDPLSVGNLVADYSMKTFTNEKSISYAYAGIYGWMQNPLIEWYIVDNWGPASRPNWLGTSQGKITVDGAEYEIFTADANRASIEGNKPFKQIYSLRSTARKCGTISITEHFKAWKQKGITLGKSLYEAKILGEAGQYPEQQGASGKIDFNYAKVYVSDGPSKPTSSSSTAAPKSSSSKGSAAVSGTIDACKDQMGHEGNGKTDRGRDNSSVTGNVGSSPYHYEIWYQGGNNSMTYYDNGTYKASWSNTGDFLARVGFKYDEKQTYEQVGPIDAYFNWKKQGSAGGYNYIGIYGWTVDPLVEYYIVDDWFNKPGANLLGQRKGEFTVDGDTYEIWQNTRVNKPSIKGDQTFPQFFSVRKSARSCGHIDITAHFKKWESLGMKMGKMYEAKVLVEAGGGTGSFDVTYFKMTDKKHPLPQPESSSSSEAKSSSSKTVKSSSSTIGIHMAPRTELKSGVVQVFDMQGRYLGNVKVEAGAIVNDVLKANFKNSGIYMVKQGTYMQRFSVK; this comes from the coding sequence ATGAAAAACATTTCTAGTGTAGCCAAGATAGGCTTAGTCCTGTCATTTGGTTTGGCTTCTGGTGCTTTTGCCCAGGATTTCTGCAACGCAAGTCATTCTGGTACAAAGAAAACGGTCTCGTTTAGCGTTGGCGCGGGTGCCGACAAGGGTGAAACTGGGCCAATTGGTGATTTCCACTATGAACAGTGGAACAAGAGCGGCAGCGCTACAACCGATTTCTATACGGATGGTTCTTTCTCTTGCTCGTTCTCCAATACTGATGACTTCCTTTGCAGAGAAGGCCTCTTTTACGGAAGCAATAGCGGCAAGGATCCTCTTTCGGTTGGCAACCTTGTTGCCGATTATAGCATGAAGACTTTCACCAATGAAAAGTCTATTTCTTATGCCTATGCCGGTATCTACGGATGGATGCAAAATCCGTTGATCGAATGGTACATCGTCGATAACTGGGGTCCGGCCTCTAGACCGAATTGGCTTGGTACGTCTCAGGGCAAAATCACTGTTGATGGTGCCGAATACGAAATTTTCACGGCTGACGCCAACAGAGCAAGTATCGAAGGTAATAAACCTTTCAAGCAGATTTATAGCTTGAGAAGCACTGCTCGTAAGTGCGGTACGATCAGCATTACGGAACATTTCAAGGCCTGGAAGCAGAAGGGCATTACCCTTGGCAAGTCTTTGTACGAAGCAAAGATTTTGGGCGAAGCTGGTCAGTATCCTGAACAGCAAGGCGCTTCAGGAAAGATTGATTTTAATTATGCTAAAGTTTATGTGTCTGACGGTCCCTCAAAGCCGACTTCTAGCTCTTCTACGGCTGCTCCGAAATCCAGTTCCTCTAAGGGTAGCGCCGCTGTTAGCGGTACGATTGACGCTTGCAAGGATCAGATGGGTCACGAAGGCAATGGCAAGACTGATAGAGGTCGTGACAATTCCAGCGTGACGGGTAACGTCGGCAGCTCTCCGTACCACTATGAAATCTGGTACCAGGGTGGCAATAACTCCATGACCTACTATGATAACGGAACTTATAAGGCCAGCTGGAGTAATACGGGTGACTTCCTTGCCCGTGTCGGCTTCAAGTATGATGAAAAGCAGACTTATGAACAAGTTGGCCCCATCGATGCCTATTTCAACTGGAAAAAACAGGGTTCTGCCGGTGGCTACAACTACATTGGTATCTATGGCTGGACGGTTGATCCGCTCGTAGAATACTACATCGTGGATGACTGGTTCAATAAGCCGGGTGCAAATCTCCTTGGCCAGAGAAAGGGTGAATTCACGGTTGACGGTGATACTTACGAAATTTGGCAGAACACTCGTGTAAACAAGCCCTCCATTAAGGGGGATCAGACTTTCCCGCAGTTCTTCAGCGTGCGTAAGAGTGCTCGTTCCTGCGGCCATATCGACATCACGGCTCACTTCAAGAAATGGGAATCTCTCGGCATGAAGATGGGTAAGATGTACGAAGCCAAGGTGCTCGTGGAAGCCGGTGGTGGAACGGGTTCGTTCGATGTCACCTACTTCAAGATGACCGACAAGAAGCATCCGCTTCCGCAGCCTGAATCAAGCTCTAGTAGCGAAGCAAAGTCTAGCTCTTCTAAGACCGTGAAGTCTTCTAGCAGCACGATTGGTATCCACATGGCTCCGAGAACAGAACTCAAGAGCGGTGTTGTTCAGGTGTTCGACATGCAGGGCCGTTACCTCGGCAATGTGAAGGTCGAAGCTGGTGCAATCGTGAACGATGTTCTCAAGGCTAACTTCAAGAACTCCGGTATTTACATGGTGAAGCAGGGCACTTACATGCAGCGCTTCTCCGTGAAGTAA